AAAGAAAAGGGTTTTGGTGAAGATCGTGGGGGAGTGAAAGACAAAAGTGAAAAATCAATACTTTACCATATTCATGGTGGAGCGGGAAACTTGCGGCGCTTGACTTCCCCCCTCACCAATCCCATTTTTTGGGGAGTTGTGTCTTCGGATCCAGATTCCCCTTGCCGGGAATAAAATTGGCTTCCAGGCGGATGCCGTCCGGATCTTCGAACAAGAGAGAATAATATCCCGGCGCCCAGTTATCTTCCTGCATGGGCGGGCGGATAATTTTGGCCCCCGTTTTTTTCACAAACTCGTGGAGTAGATCGACATCCTCGCGGCTTCTGAGCCGGAAACAAAAGTGGTGAAG
This is a stretch of genomic DNA from Deltaproteobacteria bacterium. It encodes these proteins:
- a CDS encoding VOC family protein — encoded protein: MDINGIAHIQLTVTNLKKSLPFYKQLLEFFNMTRIFESDQYYYAVGGRTGVAISQASPDQADEKFVQTRVGLHHFCFRLRSREDVDLLHEFVKKTGAKIIRPPMQEDNWAPGYYSLLFEDPDGIRLEANFIPGKGNLDPKTQLPKKWDW